GCTGATATCACGATAGACATCAAAGCGGAGACGGACAAAAATGGCGTGGGGACAGCGTTTTTTGGCTTCATAACAGCTCATTGCCGAATGCACGCCAAAGGAGCGAATCTCATAACTTGCCGCCGCGACCACACCACGTCCATTGGGGTCACCACCCACCACAAGGGGCTTGCCACGATAGGCAGGATTATCTCTTTGCTCAACGCTGGCAAAAAAAGCGTCCATGTCTAGGTGGATGATTTTTCGCATGATGAATTTGGTTTAAAAAGTTAATGATAATTTAATCTTTTAAAATACAACCCGCTTTTCTTAAAAACGATTTGATGTCTTTGCAATGATAATCTTCAATATTAATATTCATAATTTTAAGCTGTTCTTCAATGTAATCTAAATCAGTATAACCATACTTATCTTTAACGGGAGCTTTATCAATCATGAGCATTATTTTATGCTTTAAAGGTTTTGTGATGTATTTGATTTGGGGTGTTGATTGTCTCATTGGTGTGATGTGGGGAGTTCTAGTTCGGATGCATAGAACTTCATCAACAGTTTTTATTTCAAAAAAATCCAATTGATTTAGCAATGAACGCCATTTGGCATAACCATAATCACTGGCTTTTATCGTTGGGTAATTTGCATTCAAGTATTGTGTAACTTTTTTAAATTCTGAATATCCGTTTATTTTGTTGATATTCTTATCAATACTATCTTTTATGGCATTGATAAGAAGTGTGCGTTTTTTTAATTGCTCGCTTGTTAATGGGTTGATTTTTGGTTTTGGTGGCTCTTGTATTTTATCATCGGGCTTTAAGTCGGCTTTTTTCTTGGTATTTGATTGAGTATTGGCTTGATTGATTTTGTCTTCTTTGATTGCTTTGGTAGTGATACCGTCATTAGTTTGTTCGCTTGGGATTTCAAAAAATTTATCACAAGCAATAGTGAATTCTTTGATGGTTTTATTTTCGCCAAAACCAAATACTTGAATATTACCCTGTCTTAGGCGTAACGCTAAACCAATAAAATCGCTGTCTGATGAGATGATACAAAAGCCATCATGTCTGCCTGTATGCCATAAATCAATCGCATCAATGGCAAGAGCAAGGTCGCTAGAATTTTTGCCTGTGCTATAACTGGTCTGATGTTTTTTCTCAATGGCGTATTTTAAAATGGCACTTTCCCAAGATGACAGATGTGGCTTAGTAAAATCACCGTAAATGCGTTTGGCGGTAATTGTGCCAAGTGTGCCAATTTTATTAAAAACCCAGTCAATCTTTTGATGGCTGACATTATCTGCATCAATAAGAATGGCGATATTTTTTAACATATTGATTTCGCTTTTGTCGTTAGGGCGTGTTGAATGTTGGTATTTGCAATGAAAAATAAGATTTAGCCATTTTTCATGCAAAAATCAATGAAAGTATTAAATTCTCATCATATTTTGTAAATAATGTTATCAATGTTCGACACGCCCCAAATTGCCACTACAAAAATAGTGGCAATTTTTAAATGCTTTAATTTACGCCAAAGTCGCCCCCGCCACCATGCTATCAGGCAGTAGCACAACGGTCAATTGTCCGTCTTTTTCAGCCGATAAAATCATGCCTTCACTTACACCAAATTTCATCTTACGAGGGGCAAGGTTGGTAACACAAATCACCGTTTTACCTTGCAACTCTTCGGGCTTGTAAAACTTAGCAATACCGCTAAACACATTGCGAGTTTGTTTTTCGCCTTGTTCGTTCACATCGCCCACATCAAGGGTAAATTGCAATAGTTTATCCGCCCCTTCAACGTGATTACATTCAAGTACTTTGGCGACTTTCATTTCAACTTTGGCAAAATCATCAATGCCGATAAAGGCGTTTTGGTCGGTAGTTTCCACAGGCTTACTCTCTTTTTTGTTTGGTTTGGCTTTTTTGGTGTCGGTGGGTTGCAAGTTTTCTTTTGAGTCATCAACCATGGCTTGCACTTTTTTGGGGTCAATGCGTTGTAAAAGTGGCTTAAACTCATTGATAGAATGCGTTAAGACATTAAAACGTTCATCAAAATTCATGCTATCCACGTTCAAAAATTCTTTTGATTGCTCGGCAAGTGTCGGTAACACAGGCGATAAATAGACCATGATTTTGTGGAATAAGTTTAGCCCCACAGAGCAGATGTCTTGGACGTCTTGGCTGTTTGGGTTTTCTTTGGCAACCGCCCACGGTTTTTTGTCGTCAATGTACTGATTGGCAAGGTCGGCAAGTGCCATAATCTCACGAATGGCGGTGCTAAATTCACGGCTTTCGTAGTGCTTGATGATACTATCGCCAGCTTGGATAAATTTATTGACAAGTTCAGGCTCCGTGCAGGTAGCGGACAATTTATTATCAAATTGGGTATTGATAAATTTAGCACAGCGACTGGCGATGTTCACGACTTTACCGACAAGGTCAGAGTTTACTTTGGCGATAAAATCATCAAGATTTAAATCGCTGTCTTCTACTTTATCAGACAATTTGGACGCAAAATAATAACGCAAATATTCAGGGTTTAGGTGGTTCAAATACGTTTCGGCTTTGATGAATGTGCCACGAGATTTGCTCATTTTTTCGCCATTGACGGTCAAAAAGCCATTGACAAATAGGCTCGTGGGCGTGCGATAATTCGCCCCAGAGAGCATGGCGGGCCAAAATAAGGCGTGGAAATAGACAATGTCTTTGCCAATAAAATGATACACTTCGGCGGTACTGTCCGCTTTCCAATAATCATCAAATGACAAATCAGGGCGGTGGGCGGTCAAGTAGTTTTCAAAACTTGCCATATAGCCGATTGGAGCGTCCACCCACACATAAAAATATTTGTCGTCCGTGTCAGGGATTTTAAAGCCAAAATAGGGTGCATCTCGGCTGATGTCCCAGTCGGCAAGCCCTGCGTCAAACCATTCGTCCAGTTTGTTGGCGATAGAGACGGGCAGTCGTCCGTCATCTCGTGTCCATTTTTGCAAAAATTCGGTGAAGTTTGGCAATTTAAAAAAGTAATGGTCGGACGTTTTTTCCACAGGCGTTGCACCGCTTAGGGTGGAGCGTGGATTGATAAGTTCGGTGGCGTTGTAGGTCGTGCCACATTTTTCACAAGCGTCCCCATACTGGTCGTCCGCCTTGCATTTTGGGCAGGTGCCTTTGATAAAGCGGTCGGATAGGAACATCTCTTTTTCGGGGTCAAATAGCTGGGTTACGGGCTTGACAGCGATGTTGCCCGCCTTGTGGTTGGCAAGGTAAATGGCTTCGCTGTGCTTGCGGTTCGTTTCGCTGTGCGTGCTGTCATAATGGTCAAAGGACACGCCAAAACGGTCAAAATCTCGTTTATGTTCCACTTGCACGCTCTGGATTAGCTCTTCGGGCGTGATACCGTTTGCTTCGGCACGGAGCATAATCGCCGTCCCGTGAGCGTCATCGGCACAGACATAAATCACGTCATGCCCCATAGACCGCATGGCACGCACCCAAATATCGGCTTGGATATAGCCCAAAAGGTGTCCCATGTGGATAGAGCCGTTGGCGTAGGGCAGGGCGTTGGTAACAAGAATTTGGCGTTTGGCTGTCATGATGTACCTGTTTTAAAAATGATAAAATGGCGATTATTATAGCGTAAAAGCCGTGATAAAACCATGACAAAATGGGGTATAATGGGGCAAATTTTTGGGGCAGTCCTATGCAAAAGATGATTTTACTAAAACAAGAATTACTGGATATTATCGATAGTATCACGCCAATCATGTTCTTTTGGTTAAATGCGGTGGTATGGTCGCTATTGCTGATTTGTGGGTATTTGCTATTGGGTTTTTGGCACATATTCGTGGTAATTATCATGGTGGTGTTGATTTTATCTTCGGTGTATCATTACAGAAACCCGCCCATTAGAAATAATCAATTTATCTTTACCACGCCTATTTTTGCTTTGGCGTATGGCTTTGTCATTAATTCAGGCATATTATTCCAAGATGACTTTATCACGGACAAATCACAATTATCCAGCGTTACCGCCACTGTCCCTGCCGAATATGAATATGTGCGAACAGGCAGTGGTAAATATTCTCGCACGCATTATTATTTTGTCATTGGCGATGTTAAATTACACTGTTCTGATGATAATTATGATGAATGTGAAAAAGCGTATGCCTATAAAGACCAAACAGCAACGGTATTATATGCTGACGGACTGTTATATGATATGGAAGTGGACGGACAAAAGATATATGATTTTAATGAGCAACTTGCCAAACTTCAATATGACAGACAAAAGAAAATCTATGAATTTATCACATCATTGATATTGTTCGGTATTCCGTCTTTGGTGTTTTTCTTTTTAAATAAACGGGTCATTCGTGATATTGAAATCATAGAAGATGATAAAAAAGAAAAAGCCAAAAAGCCTTTAAATATTAAATTTAAAAATGCCAATAATACCGACAAATCAGCAGATGACACAAGGCAACACGATTTAAGCCATAATAGATTTAATAAAAAGAATGCCGATTATAAACAGCGATTACATGATAAATTATCCGCTCAAAGATTAAAACAACAACAAATCAAGGCACGCATTGGCAAGGGCGGTATTGCTTGGTCAATGTTATGTATTTTATTGGCGGTGGTAACATTTTTCTTGGCTTTTGTGATGCTCGTCATGGGGTCTTATGTGGGCGTGGTTATTTATCTATTATTGGTGGTGGGTTTTGCTTATTTGATAAAATTACCCAGCAGACACGCCAAAGCAGAAGTGGGCGATTATTATGAAATGAGTGAATATGAAGAATTGGCGGATTTGGAAGAATATGATTTGACAGGTGTTTATCATTATATTAGTGTGATTGGCTGGTTTGGGCTATATGTATTTTCTCCGATTGCGTTATTTTTATTGGTCTTTGTATTTGAATATATCAAGGACGGTAATATTAATGTGGCGATTGTTGTGGGAGTTTTTGTGTTATTATTGGTGGGTGTGCTTTATGCGATTATTAAAAGGGCAAAAAATATGAGAGATTGGGCGTTGGAATAAATTGAATTAAAATAAGGGCGGTAGTTATATGAACCGACCCCCAAATCTTAGACATAAGATTAAAGGTTAGGTTGTTGCAAGTGGTTGTATTAACCCTAATTGGACTAAGTTTCTGTACTTAACAGGACTTAGTCCTTTTAATTTGCTCTTTATTCTATCATGATTGTAGTAGTGTATGTACTCATCAATCACTTGTTTAAGTTCATCTGTTGATGTAAATGTGGTTGTCTCATAAAATATCTCTTGTTTTAGCGTACCAAAGAAGCTCTCTATCACAGCATTATCCAAACAATTGCCTTTTCTTGACATGCTTTGGGTTAAGCCTTGTTCTTTTAGGGTTTGTTGATACTGGTGCATTTGATAGTGCCAGCCTTGGTCTGAATGAATGATGGGTTTGTCATCCATCTTTTCTTGGCTTAGCTTGGATAGGGCATCATTTAACATCTCTTTGACCAACTCATACGTTGGTCTGTCCTTCATCGTATAACTGACAATCTCACCATTAAACAAGTCGATGATGGGCGATAGGTAGAGTTTTCTTTGAATGACACTGCCATCATTTGCCTTGTCTTGTACTTTAAACTCGGTGATGTCTGTTGCCCACTTTTGATTGGGTTTGTCTGCTTTAAAGTCTCTTTTGAGTATATTGTCCTGAATGGTATCTTTGCCCATTGTGCCTTTGTAAGTATTAAACTTACGTTGACGACGAACCAATGCTTTGAGTCCAAGTTTAGCCATCAGTCGTTGCACTCGTTTATGATTAATGACCATGCCTTTTTGGGCAAGCTGATTGTTAAGCTCTGATGTGATTCTACGATAACCATACCTGCCCTTGTGTTGGTGGTAGATGTGGTTAATGTGTTCTTTTAAGTCAAGGTCTTTGTCAGGCTTTGTACTTTGACGAATGTGGTAATAAAACACACTTCTTGGCAAGTTTGACACTGCCAATAAGTCAGCAAGTTTGTGCTTATGCCTTAATTCTTGGATGATCAGGACTTGTTCTTTGTTTGTACTGATTGTTCCTTTTGACGAATTAAGGCATCTAGCTTTTTTAGATAGTCATTCTCTGCTCTAAGATAGGCAAGTTCATCAAGCAAATCATCCACACTTTTTTCGTGGTCTTGTTTGGTTTTCCAAGTTGATTTGGTTTTATTAGCGTTGTGTTTGTTTGACATTGCTTTTTTGCCTTTGGGTTTGGGTATTAGTCCCATTATACCAAAGGCTTGGTAGGACTTTAACCAAGTTGACAGTAAAGAAGGTTGTGGCAGATTAAGCTCTATGGCAAGTTGTGTAAGCGATTTGCCCTGTTGTATGGCTTGAACGGCATTAAGCTTAAAATCTGTGTCATAGACAGCCTTTGTGTGTCGTCTTTTTATGCCATCAATGCCATGTGCTTGATAGAGTTTAACCCATAGCTCTACGGTTGTGTGGTTTAGATTAAAGTGTTTGGCGGTTTGTTTGTAGCCATGATGATTAAGATAATACCCAATCACAGACAGTTTAAAGTCGGTTGTGTATTTTGCCATAAAAAGCACCCCAAAGGTTAGTGTGTCTAACTTTTGGGGTGCGGTTCAATTTTGCCCTTATTTTTAAGTCGTCTTTAATTTGTTAAATGACTTTATACAAATTTTAAATGCCCGCCTTTTTTGGGTGGTTCGTCATCGCCGTCATCGTCAGTATCGTCTATGTCATCAGGGTCGTCAGGTGGGGTGTAGCCGTCATATTCGCTGGGGTCAAAGAAAAAGCCTTCGCTGGGATCTTCTTTGGCATAAATCCCTACCACTGCCTGCATGGGTATCCAGATGTCTTTTGAGACCCCGCCAAACCGCCCTTGAAATGATAAGCCGTCATTGTCAATCAAAAGATTATTGGTGGCTTGGTAAGATATGGCAAGCACCAATTTGCCGTCTTGGGCGTATTCGGTGGGGGCGAGTAGCTCAGGGTGGGTGGCATCTGTCATGAGATAGGGGGTAAAGCCGTTGTCTGTTAGCCACTCATGCATGGCACGGACGAAGTAGGGGCGTTTTGGGGTAAGCATGATTATGTCCTTGTTATTGGTTAAAGTAAATTGATGAATGTTAAATTATTAAAAATCATCATCGCTATAAACAGCAGGGGTGATGAGTGTCTTTTGAAAACTCGCTCTTGCCGATAGGCGTGCTTGATATGCCAGTAGTGGTTTGCACAGTTTGGCGGGTAAATGAATGCCTAGTATTGGTAAACGGTGCAAAAGTGGCAATAATAACACATCACACAGCCCAAATTCATCTTGCATAAAATAGTCATGACGAGCAAATAGGGGCGAGAGCGTGATGAGTGAATCGGTCAAGGTTTTTTTGGCATGAGTCGCTTCTGCTGGGTTAAAGCTATCGGGATGAGTCATCAAAATCCGCCCAAGCGAGAGCCAGTCTTGACGCAGTCGCCAAGCCAACTGACGCACCTTTGCCCGCTCTTTGGGGGTGGGTGGCAGTAGCTTATTGGCACCGTGCCGCTCTTCTAGGTATTCAAAAATCACCATCAGCTCATACAATGCCAAATCCCGCCCCACAAGTATAGGCAAGGTGTTATAGGGATTTAGCTCGGCAAGATATTCGGGTCGCTCATCAGGCAGGTAGGCAAATTGATGATTCACGCCCTTTTCTTCTAGCAAAAACCGCACCACATGGCTGTCATAGCCATCGTCACCATAGAGTAGGAACTGGGTGGGTAAAAGATGAGAAAAATCTGCCATGATATGAATGAGTCTGTTTTTGGGTGTTAAGTGTAACAAAAATTTTGGTAAAAGTGTGTAAATTTTGTCAATAAAAAAGACCGATGTGTATCGGTCTTTTTGGTCGGTGCTGGCTTATTTAACGTCTTTCCAGAATTCTTTGTTAAGTAGGTATACTGGAATGAGTAGCACAAGCAAGAACAGTAGCACGAATGCACCATAGATTTTACGCTGATGACGGACAGGCTCTGCCATCCATGCCATGAAGTTCACTAGGTCGCCCACACGAGCTTCATACTCTTCTTTGCCAAGCTCTTTTTGCATGTTGTGTAGCACATGGGGCATGGCAGCATTGGCAAGCACTAGGTTGTTAGCACCCCAAGGACGGCTTGGGTCTTCGTAGAATGACAGTAGGTAGGTGTATACCCAGTCATCGCCACGCAGACGAGTCACTAATGACAAATCTGGTGGTGCAGCACCAAACCATAGAGCCTGAGTATCAAGGTCAATTTCAGCGGTCACGTGGTCACCGATTTGGTCGGTGGTTACCATGAGATATTTTTCCATGAGCTCTGGTGGGATTTCTAGGTCTTGGGCGATGCGTGAATGACGCACATACTGGGCTGAGTGACAGCCCACGCAGTAGTTCATGAACGTTTGGGCACCACGTTGTAGCGAGCCTTTATTGGTTAGGTCAATGGGGGCTTTGCTACATTCTAGGGTGACTTTGGTACCATCGGCTTCGGTGAACTCGCCACAACCATGACCGCCTGCTGCTAGGGCAGATGACGATGCCATCATGCCACTTGCCAGTAGGAGACCAGCACCAAGCGATTTTAGAGTAAATGCTTTCATTAGTGACCTCCTCCTGTGACACGTTCGGGTGGTTGCTTGCACGTCTCCATGGTGGTATAGAACGGCATGAGAATGAAGTACAAGAAGTATAAAATGGTACAAATACGAGCAACAAGCGTACCTGTTGGTGTAGAAGATACCCCACCAAGATAGCCTAAGATTAGAAAGCTCACCACAAAGATGGCCAATGCAATCTTAGACAAAATACCTTTGTAGCGGATGGATTTTACAGGTGAGCGGTCAAGCCACGGCATGACAAACAAGATGGCAATCGCACCAAACATCACAATCACACCAGGTAGGGCAGAGCCGAACATGGATGGTGTGGCACGAAGCATGGCATAAAATGGCATGTAGTACCAAACAGGAGCGATGTGAGCGGGTGTTTTTAGAGCGTTGGCAACTTCAAAGTTGGGTTTTTCTAGGAAATAACCACCACCTTCTGGGGCGAAGAATACCACCGCAAAGAAACACATAAAGAACACCACAATACCAACCATGTCGTGTACGGTGTAGTAAGGATGGAAAGGTACGCCATCTAGTGGTACGCCATTTTTGTCTTTGAGTTTCTTAATTTCGATACCATCTGGGTTGTTAGAGCCGACATGGTGCAAGGCAACTAAGTGCATAAATACCAAGCCAACCAATACCAAAGGAATTGCCACAACATGCAGGGCAAAGAAACGGTTTAGGGTAATGCCTGAGATGATGTAGTCGCCTTTGACCCACTCAGCCAAACCGTCACCGATAAAAGGAATGGCGGCAGGTAGGTTTAGAATCACCTGAGCACCCCAAAATGACATGTTGCCCCAAGGCAGTAGATAGCCAAAGAAACCTTCTGCCATGAGACACAGATAAATCGCCATGCCGATAATCCACACCAATTCACGGGGCTTTTTATAGGAGCCATACATCAGACCACGGAACATGTGTAGATAGACGACCACGAAGAAAGCGGATGCCCCTGTGGAGTGCATGTAGCGAATGAGCCAACCGCCTTTGACATCACGCATGATGTATTCAAGTGAAGCAAATGCTCCTTCGGCACTGGGGTTAAACATCATGGTTAGCCAAATACCTGTCACCAATTGGTTAACAAGTACGACCATGGACAATACGCCAAAGAAATACCAAAAGTTAAAGTTCTTTGGTGCGTAGTATTTGGACATATGGTATTCATAAGTCTCTGTCGCAGGAAAGCGAGCATCAACCCAGCCCATAAATTTCTTAGCGATACTCATGTTATGCCTCCCCAACGGTCAAGATGGTGTCTTCAATCTTGTAGATAGGTACAGGTAGGTTCAAAGGTGCAGGCATGCTACTATAAACACGACCAGCTAAGTCGTACATAGAACCATGACAGGGGCAAAAGAAACCGCCCATCCAGTCAGCACCACCTAAGTCCGCCGCACCAACTTCGGGTCGGAATATGGGGGCACAACCTAAATGCGTACACACGCCCTCAACAACCAATATCTCAGGCTGAATAGAACGTGTTTCGTTTTTGCAGTTGTCAGGCTGTACAGACCCGTTAGACTCAGGGTCGGCAAGCTTCGGAGCTACCTTGCTTAGGTTGGCAAGCATATCTTCGGTACGTTTGACAACAAAGATAGGTTTGCCACGGTATTTTAACGTAATCATCTGCCCATTTTCGATGCTGGCGATGTCAGTGACGACAGCGGCACCTGCGGCTTCCGCTTTGGCACTTGGATACCAAGAACGCACAAATGGGGTGGCTATTGCACCGACACCAACTGCACCAATGGCGGCGGTGGATGCAATCAGGACTCTACGGCGTTTAACATTCACGCCTTCGGCATGGCTCATTAAAACTTCCTCCAGAAAATGAATGGGGGTTATCCCATACTGGGTGTGTGGTTATGATAAAACAGTTTTATCAAAAAAACCACATTTGCTGTGCCTATTTTTCTAAACATGACTATTTTAAGCTATTTTTGTAATAAAATAAATCGTTCTTTTACAAAGTTGTGAAAAAAATCCATAAAAATTGTCATGAATTTACAAAAAAGTTTAAGATTGTATAAAAATTAGACAAAGCCTACTAAAACACTCAGCTTTATTTGTAACTTTATGTAATTTTTTGTTACTATTGATTAAAATAAAGAATCTCTATCATACATCAATAACAAGATTTTTTATCAATTGTGAATTTATCTAACAATGAAAAATCTATATCAAATCAAGTTATTTTAATCAAGAATAACACATATAAAAAAACTCTCGAAGTTCGAGAGTTTTTTGAAAACGCAAAAATTAACGTTTCGAGAATTGTGGGCGTTTACGAGCTTTGCGTAGACCCAATTTCTTACGTTCAACTTCACGAGCGTCACGAGTCACAAAGCCAGCTGCTTTTAGAGCAGGTTTTAGCGTTTCGTCTGACTCAATCAAGGCACGAGTAATGCCGTGACGGATAGCACCTGCTTGACCGCTTGCACCACCACCAGTAACAGTGATGTATAGGTCATATTTGTCAGCAGATTCTAGAAGTTCTAGGGGCTGACGTACAACCATGCGAGAAGTCTCACGACCAAAGTATTCGTCTAGGCTCTTGCCGTTGATGACGATGTTACCAGTGCCTTTTGATAAGAAGACACGAGCGGTAGAAGTCTTACGACGACCTGTTCCGTAATTCTTTTCCATGTGTATCTCCTTAGATGTCTAGTACTTTTGGGGCTTGGGCGGCATGTGGGTGTTCAGTACCCGCATACAGTTTTAGCTTTTTAATCATCGCATAGCCCAAAGGACCTTTTGGTAGCATGCCTTTAACAGCTTTGTGTAGCACGTCTTCTGGCTTGTGAGCAAGAAGTTTGGTGAAGTTGGTCTCTTTGATACCGCCAGGATAGCCTGTGTGGCGATAGTATTTTTTGTCCTGAGCTTTTTTGCCAGTAACAGCGATTTTGTCAGCGTTGATGACGATGATGTAATCACCAGTATCAACGTGGGGGGTGTACGATGGCTTGTGCTTGCCACGTAGACGAGAAGCAATCTCAGAAGCTAGGCGACCTAGTGTTTTGCCTTCTGCGTCCACGACATACCAGTCATGTACAACCTCAGCGGGTTTGGCGCTAATAGTAGTAGTCATATAAAACCTATTTAGTTACGTTTGAGAGTTGAACAAATAAAAAGCCCAAAGGCTTGATTTTACTTGCTTTGTGAGTTGGGAAACGAAGGGCTCTCAAAAAACAGCGGTCATTATAACCAATCAAACACAAAAAAGCAATGAAAATTTGAGATGAATTTAGGGTGTGTCTGCCCTTTATAACACTATTTACAATATAGAAATATTTTAGAAATAAAGATATGTTTTTGCATGAAAAATGGCTATCCGACCACTTAATCAAGTAAATTTTTAAGATTTTAACTTAATTTTTTAAAATTAAGTGGTCGGATTGTTTTTCATAATAAAAACTTGTCTGATAGAACGACTATCAGCCTCAAGTTTTTTCCTTGAAAAACGGGCGATTCCCCTGCTTTTTTAAATAGGCATTTTTCATTGCAAATACAAAAGGCAGGCACGCCCCACAAAATAAACAATGATAAATACGCCGTGATAAAAGGTGTTTGAATTGACAAAATGGCAGAATGGGACTTTAAAATTTTATCAAATTTTCATAAAATGATGATAAGATAGATGATGTATGTTTTGTGATTTTAAAGATTTTATTTTTAAAAAGTTTAAAAGGAAAAGCCATGACCGCACCACACGCCCCAAAGACCGCCAAGCCAATCAGCAAGCCCAAAGCCAACTCTGATAATGTCACGCACCAAAATGCCGACACTGCTCCTAGTATTGAAAATCAAGCCATGCAAAGTATACTCGGGCAGACCCCTGCACCGACGGACTTGCACCACATTGAACAAATTATCGATGAATCAGGTAATTTTAGCCCTGACTGCTTTATCAATCGTGATTTGTCCACGCTACGGTTTCAGCTTCGGGTACTGGCTCAGGCGACCAATCCACGTCATCCACTGTTGGAGCGTATGTTCTTTTTGACCATTTTTTCATCAAATATGGATGAATTTTTTGAGATTCGGGTGGCAGGGCTTATCCAAAAAATGAAAAATGGTGATAAGTCAAGCAGTTTGGACGGGCGAAAACCGTCCGAGCTATTGGCAGAGATTAGCCAAGTGGCACACCGTGCGGTCGAAGAGCAGTACCGTATCTTAAATGAAGACATCTTGCCCGAGCTTGCCAAATCGGACATTCGCTACCTTAAACGTCATGAGCTGACCGATGCCCAAAAGGCGTGGATGCGGGAGTACTTTTTTAATCAAGTGTTGCCTGTCTTGACCCCTATTAGCATTGACCCTGCTCACCCATTTCCCCGAGTGGTC
This Moraxella sp. K1664 DNA region includes the following protein-coding sequences:
- the petA gene encoding ubiquinol-cytochrome c reductase iron-sulfur subunit — translated: MSHAEGVNVKRRRVLIASTAAIGAVGVGAIATPFVRSWYPSAKAEAAGAAVVTDIASIENGQMITLKYRGKPIFVVKRTEDMLANLSKVAPKLADPESNGSVQPDNCKNETRSIQPEILVVEGVCTHLGCAPIFRPEVGAADLGGADWMGGFFCPCHGSMYDLAGRVYSSMPAPLNLPVPIYKIEDTILTVGEA
- the rplM gene encoding 50S ribosomal protein L13, with the translated sequence MTTTISAKPAEVVHDWYVVDAEGKTLGRLASEIASRLRGKHKPSYTPHVDTGDYIIVINADKIAVTGKKAQDKKYYRHTGYPGGIKETNFTKLLAHKPEDVLHKAVKGMLPKGPLGYAMIKKLKLYAGTEHPHAAQAPKVLDI
- the rpsI gene encoding 30S ribosomal protein S9; the encoded protein is MEKNYGTGRRKTSTARVFLSKGTGNIVINGKSLDEYFGRETSRMVVRQPLELLESADKYDLYITVTGGGASGQAGAIRHGITRALIESDETLKPALKAAGFVTRDAREVERKKLGLRKARKRPQFSKR